In the Phaseolus vulgaris cultivar G19833 chromosome 7, P. vulgaris v2.0, whole genome shotgun sequence genome, one interval contains:
- the LOC137828473 gene encoding ethylene-responsive transcription factor 1B-like: protein MDIDSSSFFNSPSSDFSSESSSPDAFSWEGYLPFNENDPEEMLLYGMIAGATTAERTADRAGSEESAAPQKEKSYRGVRRRPWGKFAAEIRDSTRHGMRVWLGTFDSAEAAALAYDQAAFSMRGSAAILNFPVDIVRESLREMNYAVDSSEEGCSPVVALKRKHSLRRKIGVKKNNKQSTVDNAVVFEDLGPDYLEQLLMSSDHIPSSF, encoded by the coding sequence ATGGATATAGATTCATCCTCCTTCTTCAACTCCCCCTCTTCCGATTTCTCCTCCGAATCTTCCTCTCCGGATGCCTTCTCCTGGGAGGGATACCTCCCTTTCAACGAGAACGACCCGGAGGAGATGCTCCTCTACGGCATGATCGCCGGCGCCACCACAGCCGAGCGCACCGCCGACCGAGCGGGCTCTGAGGAGAGTGCGGCGCCGCAAAAGGAGAAGTCCTACCGCGGAGTGAGGCGACGGCCGTGGGGGAAGTTTGCGGCGGAGATTAGGGACTCCACACGGCACGGGATGAGGGTGTGGCTTGGGACATTCGACAGCGCGGAAGCCGCGGCTTTGGCTTACGACCAAGCGGCGTTTTCCATGCGCGGGTCCGCCGCGATTCTGAACTTCCCCGTTGATATCGTTAGAGAATCACTTAGGGAGATGAACTACGCGGTGGATAGCAGTGAAGAAGGGTGCTCCCCTGTTGTCGCTCTCAAGAGGAAACACTCCTTGCGGAGGAAAATTGGtgtaaagaaaaacaacaaacagAGTACCGTAGACAATGCGGTCGTGTTTGAAGACCTTGGTCCTGACTACTTGGAACAGTTGTTGATGTCCTCTGATCATATTCCCTCCTCCTTCTGA